Proteins encoded within one genomic window of Gadus macrocephalus chromosome 16, ASM3116895v1:
- the LOC132473854 gene encoding trace amine-associated receptor 1-like — MISPKRSAIRRGLSLGMTVSSVKAPKRENSDTEPGKTSSKEATSSTSKCSSSASWASGAPALKMSMASARSSDGEKKKCLERSPSSGSAQQAAQEAGATKPAAARHLKHARPMEPEFCYGNGSCVRTVYPVAFRAVLYLGLGSAVILTVLGNLFVIVAITHFKQLHTPPNYLTLSLAVTDLLLGVLVMFPSMIQSIETCWYFGDMLCKLFNSSDILLCTASILNLSFISIDRYYAVCHPMLYPRKITVHTAVIMILVTWCVSSVVGFAMIFLKLNILGMEEFYYNNVACEGGCVMLTTGVASTVSSMLSFYIPGVIMLAIYLKIYMVAQRQVRTIGLKNTSSSKVDKHQRKATKTLAIIMGVFLSFWLPFFLCCIIDPIIGYSVPPAVFNTLVWLGYLNSTVNPLVYALFYSWFRKAFQMIVSGSIFRSDMSDTKLFAE; from the exons atgatctcgccGAAGAGATCGGCCATCCGGCGCGGTCTCTCCCTCGGGATGACAGTGTCTTCGGTGAAAGCCCCGAAGCGGGAGAACTCGGACACAGAACCAGGAAAGACGTCGTCCAAGGAGGCGACGTCGTCTACCTCGAAGTGCTCGTCGTCGGCGTCCTGGGCGTCCGGAGCTCCGGCCCTGAAGATGTCGATGGCCTCAGCGAGATCCAGCGACGGGGAGAAAAAGAAGTGCCTGGAGAGgagcccctcttcaggcagcgcgCAGCAGGCGGCGCAGGAGGCGGGAGCAACCAAGCCAGCCGCGGCGAGGCACCTGAAACACGCCAG gccGATGGAGCCGGAGTTCTGCTACGGGAATGGCTCGTGTGTGAGGACGGTCTACCCTGTTGCTTTCCGTGCCGTCCTCTACTTAGGCCTGGGGTCTGCGGTGATCCTCACAGTCCTGGGTAACCTCTTCGTGATTGTGGCGATCACTCACTTCAAGCAACTCCACACACCTCCCAACTACCTGACCCTCTCCCTGGCCGTAACCGACCTCCTCCTGGGGGTTCTTGTCATGTTTCCTAGCATGATTCAGTCCATTGAAACCTGCTGGTACTTTGGGGACATGTTATGCAAGCTCTTCAACAGCTCAGACATCTTGCTGTGTACTGCTTCTATATTGAACCTGTCCTTTATATCCATCGACCGCTATTATGCCGTGTGCCACCCTATGCTCTACCCCCGTAAGATAACGGTTCACACGGCAGTCATCATGATCctggtcacatggtgtgtctcgTCTGTAGTCGGCTTTGCGATGATCTTCCTCAAGCTGAATATTTTGGGAATGGAGGAGTTCTACTATAACAACGTGGCTTGTGAAGGAGGGTGTGTTATGTTGACGACTGGGGTGGCCAGCACTGTCTCATCTATGCTCTCCTTCTACATCCCCGGGGTCATAATGCTGGCCATCTACCTGAAGATCTACATGGTGGCCCAGAGACAAGTGCGAACCATAGGCCTAAAGAACACCAGCTCCTCCAAGGTGGACAAGCACCAGAGGAAAGCCACCAAAACACTGGCCATCATCATGGGCGTGTTTCTGTCCTTCTGGTTGCCGTTTTTCCTCTGTTGCATAATCGACCCCATCATCGGCTACTCTGTACCGCCCGCCGTGTTCAACACACTCGTGTGGCTGGGGTATCTGAATTCCACTGTCAACCCGTTGGTGTACGCCTTATTTTACAGTTGGTTTAGGAAAGCGTTTCAAATGATTGTTTCTGGTAGCATCTTTCGGTCGGACATGTCGGACACAAAACTGTTTGCAGAGTGA